The Methanocellales archaeon genome contains a region encoding:
- a CDS encoding ABC transporter ATP-binding protein, translated as MKLDIKGISFSYDSVKALDNITFEVNEGEILGVTGPNGSGKTTLLRCINRVLKPKIGTIFLDKEDILELDRKEIAKNIGVVPQNATIHFPFTVFDIVLMGRTPHLGRLDRETSKDLEVAKNAMRITNTQHLADRLIDEVSGGEKQRIIIARALTQEPKILLLDEPTLHLDINHQLEVLELIKRLARKNRLIVVLVSHDLNLANRYCDRLMLINSSKIHAIGKPQEVLTRENIEDVYNIEVEYNYNKRSKSFNIIPISTIDSKL; from the coding sequence ATGAAGCTCGATATAAAGGGTATTAGTTTCTCTTACGACAGTGTCAAGGCGTTGGATAACATTACGTTTGAAGTAAATGAAGGGGAGATTTTGGGTGTAACTGGACCTAATGGCTCGGGAAAGACAACACTACTCAGATGCATAAATAGGGTATTAAAGCCTAAAATAGGCACCATTTTCTTAGATAAAGAGGATATATTGGAATTAGATAGAAAAGAGATTGCCAAGAATATTGGTGTTGTCCCACAGAACGCCACGATACATTTTCCATTTACTGTTTTTGATATAGTTTTAATGGGCAGAACGCCTCATTTAGGCAGATTAGATCGGGAAACATCGAAAGACTTGGAGGTAGCAAAAAACGCCATGAGAATAACCAATACTCAGCATTTAGCTGATAGGCTGATAGATGAAGTTAGTGGGGGTGAAAAACAGCGCATAATCATTGCAAGGGCATTAACACAGGAACCGAAAATATTGTTGTTAGATGAGCCAACATTACATTTAGATATAAACCACCAATTAGAAGTTTTAGAGTTGATTAAAAGGTTGGCCAGAAAGAACAGGTTGATAGTTGTTTTGGTCTCTCATGACCTCAATTTGGCAAATCGATATTGTGATAGACTTATGCTTATTAACTCAAGTAAAATACATGCGATAGGCAAACCTCAAGAGGTTCTTACGAGAGAAAATATTGAAGATGTTTATAATATTGAGGTAGAATACAACTATAACAAAAGATCAAAATCCTTCAATATTATCCCAATTTCTACGATAGATAGCAAATTATAG
- a CDS encoding iron chelate uptake ABC transporter family permease subunit codes for MEKSDVDVIHSKKHLRWSLTILCLVIGVILTVLIALIIGPINIPMTTVFKILLHFPPSWPDSYRVIIMDVRLPRILLGALVGSALAVAGCAMQGLFKNPMASPYILGISSGAAFGASLAIVLGSSLGRGIFTIPVMAFIFAIVTIFLVYNIAKSRGRAPIETLLLAGIAVGAFFTAQVSLMKYIAGEELRSIVFWLMGGFWASSWDKAAVAFPSIILGVAIMMLFGRDLNVMLMGEDHAVDLGINVEYVKKIILIFSSLVTAAAVSVSGIIGFVGLIIPHIMRLIVGPDHRILLPSSCLVGAMFLIGTDTLARTIIQPTEIPVGIITASFGAPFFLYLLRQRKRVTGW; via the coding sequence ATGGAAAAGAGCGATGTCGATGTTATACACTCTAAAAAACACCTCCGTTGGTCGTTAACAATCCTCTGCTTAGTGATTGGGGTTATTTTAACAGTCCTTATCGCTCTTATAATCGGCCCTATAAATATCCCGATGACTACCGTGTTCAAGATATTGCTTCACTTCCCCCCATCTTGGCCAGATAGTTATAGAGTAATTATAATGGATGTACGGTTGCCCAGAATTTTGCTAGGGGCGTTGGTTGGCTCAGCTCTCGCAGTTGCCGGTTGCGCAATGCAGGGTCTATTTAAAAATCCTATGGCTTCGCCTTATATATTGGGCATATCGTCAGGAGCAGCTTTTGGTGCATCATTGGCTATCGTTTTGGGTAGTAGTCTAGGGAGGGGGATTTTTACAATCCCTGTCATGGCCTTTATCTTTGCCATTGTAACCATATTTTTAGTTTATAATATCGCAAAGTCGAGAGGAAGAGCACCAATAGAAACTTTATTACTTGCAGGGATTGCAGTAGGTGCATTTTTTACAGCTCAGGTATCCCTTATGAAATATATTGCTGGTGAAGAACTTCGTAGCATAGTGTTTTGGCTGATGGGGGGATTTTGGGCGAGTAGTTGGGATAAAGCAGCTGTAGCCTTCCCGTCAATCATTCTAGGGGTTGCCATTATGATGTTGTTTGGTCGTGATTTAAATGTAATGCTTATGGGCGAGGACCACGCTGTAGATTTAGGTATAAATGTGGAATATGTTAAAAAGATTATTTTGATTTTTTCATCTTTGGTAACTGCTGCAGCAGTATCAGTGAGTGGCATCATCGGGTTCGTAGGTCTCATAATACCTCACATTATGAGACTTATTGTAGGGCCAGATCACCGTATTTTACTTCCCTCTTCGTGTTTAGTGGGGGCAATGTTCTTAATAGGGACAGACACGTTAGCACGAACGATTATTCAACCAACTGAGATCCCTGTAGGGATAATTACTGCTTCCTTTGGAGCACCTTTCTTTCTATATCTGTTGAGGCAGAGGAAGAGAGTAACGGGGTGGTGA
- a CDS encoding radical SAM protein, translating into MPLVSVTYCQQYKRANVHTYGCNFKCKGCSYKLNEERSQTKTLTLEQVKNALRSLKIKRVHFVGGEPTLCQDIGPIAKFCHEELCVRTKIGHSMGWNMPPNDIDEMNITIKAYSERIHKEYTGAPNKRVLTNFRKIYDQGITLSASTVFIPSLIDLGELEDIAIFIADVDPLIPLHITGYIPVPGTPWRSPNPNEMAKAKQIAKQHLEEVTTSYHQSADDYTRMIKEDSRYQSIRVA; encoded by the coding sequence ATGCCTTTGGTATCTGTAACTTATTGCCAGCAGTATAAACGTGCAAATGTCCACACTTATGGATGCAATTTCAAATGTAAAGGTTGTTCCTACAAATTGAATGAAGAAAGGTCACAAACCAAGACACTAACCTTAGAACAGGTAAAGAACGCGTTGAGGTCATTGAAAATTAAACGAGTACATTTTGTTGGCGGAGAACCTACTTTATGTCAAGATATCGGTCCGATTGCAAAATTCTGCCATGAAGAATTGTGCGTAAGAACTAAGATAGGTCACTCAATGGGTTGGAATATGCCACCAAATGATATTGATGAGATGAATATTACCATAAAAGCATACTCGGAGAGAATTCATAAAGAATATACGGGAGCACCAAATAAGAGGGTGCTAACTAATTTTAGAAAGATTTACGATCAAGGAATAACTTTGAGCGCAAGCACGGTATTTATACCAAGTCTTATTGATTTAGGAGAGCTAGAAGATATAGCCATATTCATAGCAGATGTGGACCCGCTGATACCACTCCACATAACGGGTTACATTCCAGTTCCGGGAACACCGTGGCGTTCTCCGAATCCGAACGAAATGGCGAAAGCAAAACAAATTGCAAAGCAGCATTTAGAGGAAGTTACCACCTCTTACCATCAATCGGCAGATGATTATACTAGGATGATAAAAGAGGATTCAAGATACCAAAGCATAAGAGTTGCATAG
- a CDS encoding ABC transporter substrate-binding protein: MKMSTTKNKQVGAWIAIIVLIGAAFGSGYALANMSTEGGATATIGSITVIDGEGRTVTLTTTPNRIIVLTPGYAETLYAIGCGDNIIAVDNSTAQKGWPLEVRNKTTVGTASAPSLEKIIDLDPDLIIAYPYSRNALSSLESNVPIYYVAYETSYEDVLGGILVAGLLTNRSSEAKSVVSTMQSKIDAITSLTKDINKTARPLVYYETSSVPGRCAGPNTLGNDLIYKAGGINIAADEPVAYPTLSNEYIIERSPDIILITWYGQSIDDVKARSGWNSIDAVKNSRVYKLSDISGVGPNAWMALEEVAKWLHPELFES; the protein is encoded by the coding sequence ATGAAAATGTCAACAACGAAAAATAAACAAGTTGGGGCATGGATAGCCATAATCGTGCTCATAGGTGCTGCTTTTGGTAGTGGATATGCATTGGCCAATATGTCAACGGAGGGGGGAGCAACGGCGACAATAGGCAGTATAACAGTAATCGATGGTGAGGGCAGAACCGTTACTTTAACAACGACACCGAATCGCATAATTGTACTGACGCCAGGATATGCAGAAACCTTATATGCCATCGGTTGCGGTGATAATATCATAGCTGTTGACAATTCGACTGCTCAAAAGGGATGGCCTTTAGAAGTACGTAACAAGACAACCGTTGGAACAGCATCAGCCCCTAGTCTAGAAAAGATAATCGATTTGGACCCGGATCTCATAATCGCGTATCCATATTCTAGGAACGCTCTTTCGAGTTTAGAATCAAATGTTCCGATTTATTATGTTGCATATGAAACGTCATATGAAGATGTCCTAGGAGGTATTCTTGTAGCTGGACTCCTCACTAATCGATCCTCTGAGGCTAAAAGCGTTGTATCAACCATGCAATCCAAAATAGATGCCATTACCAGCTTAACAAAGGACATCAATAAAACGGCGCGTCCTCTTGTGTACTATGAAACCTCCTCTGTACCTGGAAGATGTGCCGGTCCAAATACACTCGGTAACGATTTAATTTACAAAGCGGGTGGAATCAATATTGCCGCTGATGAACCGGTAGCATACCCCACACTAAGCAATGAATACATCATTGAAAGGAGCCCAGATATTATCTTGATTACATGGTATGGCCAGTCAATAGATGATGTTAAAGCGAGAAGCGGATGGAACTCCATAGATGCTGTAAAGAATAGCAGGGTCTACAAGCTGAGCGACATAAGTGGTGTAGGGCCCAATGCGTGGATGGCACTGGAGGAAGTTGCAAAATGGTTGCATCCAGAATTATTTGAGAGTTGA
- a CDS encoding pitrilysin family protein has translation MSNSIISYTLNNGLKVLIKEIPNRDLVLILPWMNVGSVNETDDMAGISHFIEHLLFKGTEKRSKGQLAEEIESLGGVFNAFTDYWFTAYYVLVPSENFSKALEIQFDQLTNPIFPQEEIERERQVVLEEIRLYNDMPTNKVVENLHAAAFRRHRHGRPVIGFKEVLEKIDRNGIVEHYSNYYKPNNGALIICGDIKADEVRGTIEKIYGSWQKGEVKTSISPTEPVQQDLAFASSNMEINENFVAFGIKIPEFLHPDTIGLEVLRYLLVDCGESSILVNSLKNKRRLVSSLESDLFSVKEAGLLSFYGTQPTSKSPSDVLTSAIEEIESLKQNGIKQRDLEKSKNHLLREFVSEIEDISNYGMKLGEYNCYGNYKFIEDYADRVQKIAVEDIQEILMKYFTPRNLSVSELLPKSAKPTIGKNHIKQKFLALQKSDPLVRDMGNYKLILESRHSIPKIGAVILFRCGSAYENIENNGISALMLETLLSGTKSLTSDDIANKLDHMGTYIHKQCEKEYCFLWLEMLPQYLIPSMNLILDCIVNPVFPENEVEKQKENLITDLHITEDHVMSFSRIFFERVYFRDHPYGLCQHGDKDTIGRITQADLKAWHKKFITGGNILISLVGDVTEKDAFAVASKYLGQLEKNTLPVIPKFDYSARGTFGEAFREREQSHLILGVGMPPYGYNAPEFDIILEILGGMSGRLFKQLRDEKSLAYAVYPYDRRFSDTGVFCVYVGTKLDQENIAKSEIVTELENFMGGFETEEFNRAKSMCITEHLKSTQRFAYAALRYAIHESYGFDADEICKYPNKLRDISELQLYDIIKKFIKYEELTLAVIHGKK, from the coding sequence ATGTCCAATTCGATCATCAGTTACACATTAAATAATGGACTCAAGGTGTTAATCAAGGAAATTCCTAATCGCGATCTTGTTCTCATATTGCCGTGGATGAATGTAGGCTCTGTCAATGAGACAGATGATATGGCAGGCATATCACATTTTATTGAACACCTGCTTTTCAAAGGCACGGAGAAAAGAAGCAAGGGTCAGCTTGCTGAAGAAATCGAATCCCTAGGGGGCGTCTTCAATGCATTTACCGATTATTGGTTCACCGCATATTATGTATTAGTGCCTTCTGAGAACTTTTCAAAAGCGCTTGAGATACAGTTTGACCAGCTAACTAATCCGATTTTCCCACAGGAAGAGATTGAACGTGAGCGTCAAGTAGTGCTTGAGGAAATCCGGCTATACAATGATATGCCAACCAATAAAGTCGTTGAAAACCTTCATGCTGCTGCATTCAGGCGGCATCGACATGGCCGACCTGTCATAGGGTTTAAAGAAGTCCTAGAAAAAATTGACAGAAATGGCATTGTAGAGCATTACTCGAACTACTATAAACCAAATAATGGCGCCCTCATCATTTGTGGCGATATAAAAGCAGATGAGGTAAGAGGTACCATCGAAAAAATTTACGGAAGTTGGCAAAAAGGCGAAGTTAAGACAAGTATCTCACCTACTGAACCTGTTCAGCAGGATTTGGCCTTCGCTTCCTCTAACATGGAAATCAACGAAAATTTCGTGGCATTTGGGATCAAAATTCCTGAGTTTTTGCATCCTGATACCATTGGATTAGAGGTATTGAGGTATTTGCTTGTTGATTGTGGTGAAAGCTCCATTTTGGTGAATTCCTTAAAGAACAAAAGAAGACTGGTGAGCTCTTTAGAATCAGATCTATTTTCTGTAAAGGAGGCGGGGCTTCTTTCTTTTTATGGCACTCAGCCCACATCCAAGTCACCTAGCGATGTGTTAACATCTGCCATTGAAGAAATAGAGAGTCTGAAACAGAATGGGATTAAGCAAAGAGATTTAGAAAAGTCGAAGAATCATCTATTGCGTGAATTCGTTTCTGAGATTGAGGATATCTCAAACTACGGGATGAAGTTGGGTGAATACAACTGTTATGGGAATTACAAGTTTATCGAAGATTATGCAGATAGGGTTCAAAAGATCGCTGTAGAAGACATTCAAGAAATTTTGATGAAATATTTTACTCCAAGAAATTTGTCCGTATCTGAGTTATTGCCAAAATCTGCGAAGCCGACGATAGGTAAAAATCATATAAAACAGAAATTTTTGGCTTTACAAAAATCTGACCCGCTAGTGAGAGATATGGGTAACTACAAGCTAATTTTAGAGAGCAGGCATTCCATTCCAAAAATTGGAGCTGTTATTCTTTTTAGATGCGGCTCAGCTTATGAGAACATCGAAAATAACGGTATTTCAGCATTGATGCTTGAAACACTTTTGAGTGGGACGAAATCACTTACATCCGATGACATTGCAAATAAATTAGACCATATGGGAACTTATATCCATAAACAGTGCGAGAAGGAATATTGTTTTCTTTGGTTGGAGATGCTTCCGCAATACCTCATACCCAGCATGAACCTCATACTTGATTGCATTGTAAATCCGGTCTTTCCTGAGAACGAGGTTGAAAAGCAAAAAGAAAATTTAATCACAGATTTACATATAACTGAAGACCATGTGATGTCTTTTAGTAGGATATTTTTTGAGCGCGTATATTTCAGGGATCACCCCTATGGGCTGTGTCAGCACGGTGACAAAGACACGATAGGGCGAATTACGCAAGCGGACCTTAAGGCTTGGCACAAAAAATTTATAACTGGCGGCAATATCCTTATTTCCTTGGTTGGAGATGTGACTGAGAAGGATGCATTTGCCGTAGCAAGTAAATATCTTGGACAGCTCGAAAAAAATACATTGCCAGTTATACCTAAGTTTGATTATTCTGCTCGTGGAACTTTTGGTGAAGCTTTCCGTGAGAGAGAGCAATCACATTTGATTCTAGGAGTTGGAATGCCCCCCTATGGATATAATGCACCTGAATTTGACATTATTTTAGAGATTCTGGGTGGCATGTCCGGGAGATTATTCAAGCAACTTCGTGATGAAAAAAGTCTGGCATATGCGGTGTATCCATATGATAGGAGGTTCTCAGATACCGGCGTCTTTTGCGTATATGTTGGCACAAAACTCGATCAAGAGAATATTGCCAAATCGGAAATTGTTACCGAACTCGAAAATTTTATGGGGGGATTCGAAACCGAGGAGTTTAACAGAGCCAAATCCATGTGTATAACGGAGCATTTAAAATCCACGCAAAGATTTGCATATGCTGCATTAAGGTACGCAATCCATGAAAGTTATGGGTTTGACGCAGACGAAATCTGTAAATATCCGAATAAACTTAGAGATATATCTGAATTGCAATTGTATGATATCATCAAAAAATTTATCAAGTATGAAGAACTCACATTAGCAGTTATACACGGTAAAAAATAG
- a CDS encoding SLBB domain-containing protein encodes MKQIAVMKVPERVVIPVSEPLIAIGDKVNVGQKIGESEHSSVSGEVVEISKLPNKNVLSIAIKTSEDVSIEFQPKENPSPEEIKQILKEAGVPIELTPSEIVILNGTDEKPYVTANHALMLEYPDEILGGLKILMKATGASRGVIVVCDGDSDAINVMKAATKDIEIIPSKTTYVQCTENLMKNAIAKGSKAMVSNIGISKAVYDAVSLGKPFIETVVTVTGAKESQNVLARIGTPLKSLIETCGGYNGEPKKIIINGPMSGTAQYTDEVPVTKGTYGMFVQYDGAIGEIRPCIDCARCVDVCPKDLLPNVLAISADNARFDVCVTYRVKDCVECGSCAYVCPSKIPIVQLIKYAKSEVEKKG; translated from the coding sequence ATGAAGCAAATAGCGGTCATGAAGGTGCCTGAAAGAGTGGTAATTCCTGTGAGTGAGCCTCTGATAGCTATTGGCGACAAGGTGAATGTTGGTCAGAAGATAGGCGAAAGCGAGCATTCCAGTGTTTCTGGAGAAGTGGTTGAAATCTCCAAACTGCCTAATAAAAACGTCCTGAGCATAGCTATCAAAACCAGCGAGGATGTTTCAATCGAATTTCAACCGAAGGAGAATCCTTCCCCTGAGGAGATCAAACAAATCCTAAAGGAGGCGGGAGTACCTATCGAATTAACCCCGTCAGAAATCGTCATCTTGAATGGTACAGACGAAAAGCCATATGTGACCGCAAATCATGCCCTAATGTTAGAGTATCCAGATGAGATACTGGGCGGGCTAAAAATTCTGATGAAGGCTACGGGCGCATCCCGCGGCGTCATTGTAGTCTGCGATGGTGATTCCGATGCCATAAATGTCATGAAAGCAGCTACGAAGGACATAGAAATTATCCCGTCAAAAACCACTTATGTGCAATGTACAGAGAACCTGATGAAAAATGCGATCGCCAAGGGTTCAAAGGCAATGGTTAGCAATATCGGAATTTCAAAAGCGGTGTATGATGCAGTATCTCTAGGCAAGCCTTTCATTGAGACTGTGGTTACGGTAACAGGCGCAAAGGAATCCCAAAACGTATTGGCAAGAATAGGCACCCCTCTTAAAAGCCTAATTGAAACTTGCGGCGGATATAATGGTGAACCAAAGAAGATCATCATCAATGGTCCAATGTCCGGCACAGCTCAATATACGGATGAAGTGCCAGTAACCAAGGGCACATATGGGATGTTTGTTCAGTATGATGGCGCTATAGGGGAAATACGACCTTGTATTGACTGTGCTAGGTGTGTTGATGTATGTCCCAAAGACCTCTTACCCAATGTGCTGGCAATTTCTGCAGACAATGCCAGATTTGACGTCTGTGTGACCTATAGGGTGAAGGATTGCGTAGAATGCGGCTCTTGCGCTTATGTATGCCCTTCGAAGATACCCATCGTGCAGTTGATAAAATATGCTAAATCAGAGGTGGAGAAAAAAGGATGA
- a CDS encoding RnfABCDGE type electron transport complex subunit D: MKLIVSAPPHIKDDVSIERIMWGMVIALLPVTLIALYVFGLSALYIALICVLTAALTEAILQKMSDKRITIKDGNAVLIGLLLALLLPPNIPLWIPIVGVIIAMVFGKHAFGGLGHTIFNPSLVGVAFLMISWPALMTPASTPRFGVSLPYILEYGATRLADASPLAMIGALYLLYKRYIDWRIPLSFIAIVALSALLLRIDLSSIFTGVLILGVFFLATDHSTTPVTKIGRFIFGAGCGALIIIYGQFGSYFEGICYSILLMNCFTALIDKYTAPNPSRRYLSWLKKS, encoded by the coding sequence ATGAAACTCATCGTCTCAGCGCCACCACACATCAAAGATGACGTAAGCATAGAAAGAATCATGTGGGGCATGGTCATAGCATTACTTCCGGTAACCCTTATAGCATTATACGTCTTTGGATTATCCGCCCTATATATCGCCTTGATATGTGTGCTCACCGCAGCTCTGACTGAGGCGATCCTTCAGAAAATGTCGGATAAAAGGATAACCATCAAAGACGGTAATGCGGTGCTCATTGGTTTATTGCTGGCATTGCTACTTCCGCCAAATATCCCGCTTTGGATACCCATTGTTGGAGTGATAATCGCCATGGTATTTGGCAAGCATGCCTTCGGAGGGTTGGGGCACACCATATTTAATCCATCCTTGGTGGGGGTGGCTTTTTTGATGATATCCTGGCCAGCGCTGATGACTCCTGCATCTACTCCACGATTTGGTGTATCCCTACCTTATATCCTGGAGTATGGTGCCACTAGGCTGGCAGACGCCTCGCCACTTGCTATGATTGGGGCTCTCTATCTGTTATATAAGAGGTATATCGACTGGAGAATTCCTTTGAGCTTTATTGCGATTGTGGCATTGTCTGCATTATTGCTTCGTATAGATCTCTCATCGATCTTCACTGGTGTTCTCATATTGGGTGTTTTTTTCCTTGCCACCGACCATTCGACGACGCCAGTGACTAAGATCGGACGATTTATTTTCGGCGCAGGCTGTGGGGCATTGATCATAATATATGGGCAATTTGGTAGTTATTTTGAAGGCATTTGCTATTCGATCTTACTTATGAATTGTTTCACTGCTTTGATAGATAAGTATACTGCGCCAAATCCTTCAAGGAGGTATCTGTCATGGTTAAAGAAGAGTTAA
- a CDS encoding FMN-binding protein, which yields MVKEELKYVALMLGIIGALFILILVLPMVTVTTILGVGLVVLILEILPFSYIIYKEHKGEPIVNAIGTVTRLTLIAMVAAGALSTTYETTQAYMAANLEMVLPRVMPDAAAFTPVGGEEEPVYYEAYDDAGNLVGYAFFVSKEGSQGPILLAGAIDLDYKVTAITVVRSSETPGLGAKIKETAFRDQFLGLSVADLHLSPEGKIDAITGATISSTAVVDAMRTKIGEIQAEVA from the coding sequence ATGGTTAAAGAAGAGTTAAAATATGTGGCGTTAATGCTTGGAATAATCGGAGCCTTGTTTATTCTCATCTTAGTTCTTCCTATGGTCACGGTAACAACGATCTTGGGTGTTGGACTGGTTGTGCTAATCCTTGAAATATTACCGTTTTCTTATATTATATACAAAGAACATAAAGGAGAGCCCATCGTGAATGCCATAGGAACTGTAACAAGGCTAACTCTTATAGCAATGGTGGCTGCAGGTGCCCTATCCACGACCTATGAGACCACTCAAGCATACATGGCGGCCAATTTAGAGATGGTATTGCCTCGGGTTATGCCGGATGCAGCGGCGTTTACGCCAGTGGGTGGAGAGGAGGAACCAGTCTATTATGAAGCCTACGATGATGCGGGAAATTTGGTGGGTTACGCTTTTTTCGTGTCGAAGGAGGGATCTCAAGGGCCCATACTGCTAGCTGGCGCCATAGACTTGGACTATAAAGTCACTGCAATAACGGTGGTGAGAAGCTCTGAGACGCCTGGTTTGGGTGCAAAGATAAAAGAAACAGCGTTCCGAGACCAATTCCTTGGTTTGTCGGTGGCGGATTTACATCTATCACCCGAAGGTAAAATTGATGCCATTACCGGTGCCACCATATCCTCTACGGCGGTAGTGGACGCCATGAGAACTAAAATAGGAGAAATCCAGGCGGAGGTCGCATAA
- a CDS encoding electron transport complex subunit E, whose protein sequence is MNGKPSLLSEFTKGIIKNNAVFCLVLGICPTLAVTTSFENGLGMGLAFTFVLLGSNLFISLLRNQTPPIVRLPIFIVIIATFVTIIDIVLQAYLPPLYEALGIFVPLIVVNCIVIGRAEAYASKNPVLPSIVDALGISVGYILVLMLIGGIRELLGTGKITFVMLWLLENGQIGFLELATLHIPIEPATVMVLPPGAFFTIGSLMFLFQFAGKKMSERRR, encoded by the coding sequence TTGAATGGGAAACCAAGCCTATTAAGCGAATTTACAAAGGGCATAATAAAAAATAACGCTGTCTTTTGTTTGGTGCTGGGCATATGTCCAACTCTAGCGGTTACTACCTCCTTTGAGAACGGGTTGGGGATGGGATTGGCTTTCACTTTCGTTCTGCTGGGGTCCAACTTGTTCATATCCTTGCTAAGGAATCAGACCCCTCCCATTGTACGATTGCCCATTTTTATTGTGATCATCGCTACCTTTGTCACGATAATAGACATAGTCCTACAAGCCTATCTGCCGCCTTTGTATGAAGCGCTGGGCATATTTGTACCGTTGATTGTAGTGAATTGCATCGTCATCGGAAGGGCAGAGGCATATGCCAGTAAAAATCCTGTTCTACCATCGATAGTGGATGCATTGGGGATATCAGTTGGTTATATCTTGGTGCTGATGTTGATTGGGGGCATCAGAGAGCTGCTAGGGACTGGAAAGATCACCTTTGTCATGCTATGGCTGTTGGAGAACGGGCAAATTGGCTTCCTGGAGCTGGCTACATTACACATACCTATTGAGCCTGCCACAGTTATGGTATTGCCTCCAGGAGCGTTTTTTACCATAGGTTCGCTCATGTTTCTGTTCCAGTTCGCGGGAAAAAAGATGAGTGAGAGGAGGAGGTAA
- a CDS encoding RnfABCDGE type electron transport complex subunit A translates to MPTFLPTENLLELLIAGIFTKNFLLVMFLGLCSFLGLTKDMSSSIGMSMAVTFVTGMASIITWPIFHFILVPSGLEFLQTICFILVIAAFVQLVEFIIRKHQPALYRSLGIYLPLITTNCAVLGVVLLNAQQNYSYVGSTVYGISAGLGYGLVMLLAAGIREKLLQRGVDMFGGFTGAFIVAALLSLIFVNYFGVIQF, encoded by the coding sequence ATGCCTACATTTCTTCCAACAGAAAACTTACTTGAGCTGTTGATAGCTGGGATTTTTACTAAGAACTTCCTGTTGGTTATGTTTTTAGGACTGTGCTCTTTCCTAGGGTTGACCAAGGACATGAGTAGCTCGATAGGCATGTCGATGGCCGTAACATTTGTCACGGGGATGGCGTCTATCATTACCTGGCCCATCTTCCATTTCATCTTGGTACCTTCCGGCTTGGAGTTTCTACAGACAATCTGCTTCATCTTGGTCATCGCAGCATTTGTTCAGTTGGTAGAATTTATCATTCGCAAACATCAACCAGCTTTATACAGATCGCTGGGGATATACCTGCCCTTGATAACGACTAACTGTGCTGTGCTTGGTGTGGTTCTGCTGAACGCTCAACAAAATTATTCCTATGTGGGGAGCACCGTATATGGCATCAGTGCTGGATTAGGATATGGCTTGGTCATGCTCCTTGCAGCAGGAATAAGGGAGAAATTATTGCAAAGGGGCGTTGATATGTTTGGAGGGTTTACTGGCGCATTTATAGTTGCTGCGCTGCTATCCTTGATCTTTGTGAACTACTTCGGGGTGATACAATTCTAG